CGCGGTGCACCACCAGCGCCAGTTGCGGCTCGAACCCCATCGACGAGTGACGCCCTGGCAAGCGGAGGAGGCACAGGCGAAGCCGCCGGGTGAGCGGGCCGAGCAGGATTTCGCGATAGGCGCTTGGCACGACCGGGTCGCTGTCGAGGCGTAGCATCTCGGCGATCATCCCCTGCAGCCGCACGTCGTCGGCGCGCAACACCGCCACGGGTCGTCCGTGGCTGCGCTTCAGGATCTGTGCGCGATCAAGAAGGTCGATCGCCGCCGCGCTGACCGCGCAAAAGCTGCCGAAGCGGTCGAGCAGCATCACCGCGGACTGGCTGTCGCCGAAATTGCCGAGGACCAGCTTCGCATGTTCGCCGCCGATGGCGAGGTGGGCGCGGACCGAGCGCTGGGCATGTTCGGCGAGCCTGGCGAAGGTCGCGACCGATTCCGCGTCGCAGGCCCCTTCGTCCCGGCCGCGCATCAGCGCGAGGCCGATGAACTGGGTCGGGTCGGCCATCAGCACCGACTGGCAGCCGTGCGGCATGTCGAGGTCGGCGACGGCGTCGTCATAGTCGGCGGTCAGGTCGGGCGCATGCGCATCGCGATACCGGCGATAATCCTCGTCATGGCTGACCGCCAGCGGCGCCTGCGACGCGCCGACGCGCCAGTTGCAGGCACCCCACAGGGCGGGATCGGTGAAATAGAGCTGCGCCCGGTCGGCGTGGCGACCGGTGAACAGGTTGAGTGAGAGGTGCAGCGGCCCGCCGATCCCGACGAGGTTCGCCGCGGTGCCGCCGCACGCCCATGTCACCCGATCGAGCGCGCGCGCCCAGCCGTCCTCCGCGAATGGCGCATTGATCAGCGCCAGTTCGGCTTCGCGGAGACGACGGGATGCGGACGCCACGCGCTGACCTTGCCCGTTAGCGGGTAAACTTTTCGCCGGCGGCCGCCTTGTCGAGCAGCAATTTGCTGAACGAAAAGTCGCTGCCCATCCGCGCTTCCTGGTTCTTCAGGCCGTCGACGATCTTCTGGAGGCCTTCGCCGTCGGCCCAATGCATCGGGCCGCCGCGATAGACCGGCCAGCCATAGCCGTAGATCCACACGACATCGATGTCCGACGCGCGCTGCGCCATGCCTTCCTCGAGGATCTTCGCGCCCTCGTTGACCATGGTGTAGAGCGTGCGCTCGACGATTTCCTGGTCGGAGATTTCGCGCTTCTCGACGCCTTCCTTCGCGCGGAAGTCGTCGATGATTTCCTGGACGCGCGCGCTCGGGCTCGGTTTGCGCTTGTCGTCATAGTCGTAGAAGCCGGCCTGCTTCTTCTGCCCCCAGCGGCCCTCGGCGGCGAGCGCGTCGCGGATATTCTCGATCCGGGTCGGGTCGCGGTGCCAGCCGATGTCGACCCCGGCAAGGTCGGCCATCTGGAACGGGCCCATCGGCATTCCGAATTCGACGTGGACGCGGTCGATCTGCTCGGGCGTCGCGCCTTCGAGCAGCAGCTTGGTCGCCTCAACCTGCCGCGGCATCAGCATGCGGTTGCCGATGAAGCCGTGGCACACGCCCGCGACGACCGCGACCTTCTTGATCTTCTTGGCGAGGCTCATCGCGGTGACGAGTACGTCGGGCGCGGTCTTGGCGCCGCGCACGACTTCCAGCAGCTTCATCACGTTGGCGGGCGAGAAGAAGTGGAGGCCGACGACGTCCTGCGGGCGCGAGGTGCTGGCCGCGATTTCGTCGACGTTGAGGTAGCTGGTGTTCGACGCGAGGATCGCGCCCGGCTTGGCGATCTTGTCGAGCCGGCCGAAGATTTCCTTCTTCACGTCCATCTGCTCGAACACGGCTTCGATGATCAGGTCGCAATCGGCGAGCGCGTTGAAATCGAGCGTGGGGTTGAGCGCGCCCATCGCCTGTTCGACCTGTTCGGCGGTCATGCGGCCCTTGGCGGCGGTCGCCTCGTAATTCTTGCGCATTACGCCGGTGCCGCGGTCGAGCGCGTCCTGCGCCATCTCGACGATCGTCACCGGAATGCTCGCCGACAGGAAGTTCATCGAAATGCCGCCGCCCATCGTGCCGGCGCCGATCACGCCGACGCGCTTGATGTCGCGGGGGCGGGTGTCGTCGGGGATGCCGTCGATCTTCGACGCCTTGCGCTCGGCGAAGAAGAAATATTGCTGCGCGCGGCTTTGGCCGCCGCTCATCAGGCCCATGAACAGGTTGCGCTCGTCGAGCACGCCTTCGGCGTAGGGCTTGGCGACCGCGGCCTCGACCGCCTTGATGTTCGCCTCGGGCGCTTCGAACCCGCGGAACTTGCGCGCATTGACCTTGCGGAAATCGGCGAAGACCGACGGGTCGACGCCGGTGACCTTGTCCTGCCGTTCCGACGACTTGGGCAGCGGGCGTATGTCCTTGACCTCCTCGGCATAGGCGACCGCGTGCTGGAGCAGATCGCCTTCGATCAGCCGGTCGACAAGGCCCAGGTCGGCGGCTTCCTTCGCGCCGATCATGCCGCCGCCGGTGACCATCTCCAGCGCCTTGGGAACGCCCGCGACGCGCGGCAGGCGCTGCGTCCCGCCCGCACCCGGAAGGAGGCCAAGCTTGACCTCGGGCACGCCAAGCTTCGCCGAGGGAACCGCGACGCGGTAGTGGCAGCCGAGCGCGATCTCGAGCCCGCCGCCGAGCGCGGTGCCGTGAATCGCCGCGACGACCGGCTTCGAGCAATTCTCGATCGTGTCGACCACCTGCGGTAGCCACGGCATCACTGGCGGCTTGCCGAATTCGGTGATGTCGGCACCGGCGAAGAAGGTCTGCCCTTCGCAGCGGATGACGACCGCCTTGATGCTGTCGTCGGCTTCGGCCTGCTCGATCGCCGCGGTCAGGCCCTGCCGAACCGCCGCGCCGAGCGCGTTGACCGGCGGGTTGTTCGAAGTGACCACGAGGACGTCGTGATGCTTGGCGGTCGAAATCGGGCTGTCGGTCATGGAAGTCTCCGGGTCAGATGGCCGTGCGGCCGTAGCTCTGGTTGTTGAAAGGATGGGTCGATGACAGGCCGCCGTCGACGACCAGCGCGTGGCCGTTAACGTAGCTGCTGTCGTCGGAGGCGAGGAACAGTGCGGCCTGTGCGATTTCCATCGGATGGCCGCCGCGCTTGAGCGGGTTGAGGTGGCCGAGCCGATCCTCCTGCCCCTTGGCGCGGGCGCGTTCGTAGACGAACTCGGTCATGCCGGTTTCGATCAGGCCGGGGCAGATGGCGTTAACGCGGACGTTGGAGCCGGTGAGCTGCTGCGCCGCGGTCTTCACCAGGCTGATCACGCCCGCCTTCGACGCCGAATAGGCGGGACCGCCCGCGCCCGAGCGAAGCCCGGCGACCGAGGCGGTGCAGACGATCGACCCGCCGCCGCGCGCGCGGATCGGCTCGGCGGCATATTTAATCGCCATGGCGGGTCCGATCAGATTCACGCGCAGGATCTCGGCCCAGTCGGCCTGCTCCTGCTCGAAGATCGAGGCGAGCCCGCCCGCGATGCCGGCGTTGGCAAAGAAGATGTCGAGCCCGCCATGATCGGCGACGGCGCGCTCGACCAGTGCCTTGACCGACGCCTCGTCGCCCGCGTCGCAATCGACATCGGCGCCGCGCAGGTCCGCGCCGACGACGGTCGCGCCTTCGGCCCGGAACAGGTCGGTCGTCGCCTTGCCGATGCCCGATCCGGCACCGGTGACGATAGCGACCTTGCCCGCGAGCCGTCCGGTCATAGGCCGATCCCGATCGTGCTGCCCCCGTCGACGACCATCGCCTGGCCGGTCATGAAGGTCGAGGCCGGGCTGGCGAGATAGACCGCGGCGCCCGCAATCTCGTGCGGCTCGCCGATGCGGCGAAGCGGGGTGCCGCGCGTGACCGCCTTCAGCGTGTCGGGGTTCTCCCACAGCGCCTTGGCGAAGTCGGTCCGCACCAGTCCTGGCGCGATGCAATTCACTCTCACCCCGCTCGGCCCGAATTCGGCGGCGAGGTTGCGGGCGAGCTGGAAGTCGGCCGCCTTCGAGACGTTGTAGGCGCCGATGGTGGTCGAGCTGGTCAGCCCGCCGACCGACGAGACGATGATGATCGAGCCTTCGCCGCGCTCGACCATCGCCGGAGCGGCCATCGAGATCAGCCAGTGATTGGCGAGGACATTATTGTCGAGGATCTTGCGAAACTGGTCGTCGCTGATCCCCGCCATCGGCCCGTAATAGGGGTTCGACGCGGCGTTGCAGACGAGCACGTCGACCTTGCCGAATTGCCGCACGGTCTCGTCGACGAGGTTCTGGAGCGCGGCCTTGTCGGAGATGCTCGCGGCGACCGCGATGGCGGCGTCGGGGTGCTTGGCATTGATCGCGGCGGCGACTTCCTCGCACGCGTCCTGCTTGCGGCTGGAGATGACCACGCGCGCGCCCTGGTCGGCCATCGCCTCGGCGATCGCGCGGCCGATCCCGCGCGACGATCCGGTGACGATCGCGACCTTGCCGGTCAGGTCGAACAGGCCGCTCAAGCGTCGCTCTCCGCATGCTTGGCGAATTCGATCCGAGCGATCGAGCGATTGTGGACCTCGTCCGGGCCGTCCGCGAGGCGAAGCGTGCGAATTCCCGCCCAGCTATGCGCGAGCGGCGTGTCCTGGCTGACCCCCGCCCCGCCGTGCGCCTGGATCGCGTCGTCGATGACCTTCAGAGCCATGCGCGGTGCCTTGACCTTGATCATCGCGATTTCGGCGGCGGCGGCCTTGTTGCCCGCTTTGTCCATGCGGTCGGCGGCAAGGAGGCACAGCAGCCGGGTCGAATCGATCTCGATCCGCGCTTCGGCGATGCGCTGTTCCCAGATGCTGTGTTCGGACAATTTCTTGCCGAAGGCGACGCGTGACTGGAGGCGGCGGACCATCAGTCCAAGCGCTTCCTCGGCCGCGCCGATCGTGCGCATGCAATGGTGGATCCGCCCCGGCCCGAGCCGGCCCTGCGCGATTTCGAACCCGCGGCCTTCGCCGAGCAGGATGTTCTCGGACGGCACCCGCACGTCCTTGAGCGCTATTTCCATGTGGCCGTGCGGCGCGTCGTCATAGCCATAGACCGACAAGTGCCGCTCGATCGTGATGCCGTCGGCGTCCATCGGCACCAGTACCATCGATTGCTGGCGGTGGCGGCTTTCCGACAGGTCGGTCTTGCCCATCAGGATCGCGACCTTGCAGCGCGGATCGCCCGCGCCCGAGGACCACCATTTCTTGCCGTTGATGACATAGTCGTCGCCGTCGCGGTCAATGCGGCATTCGATGTTGGTCGCGTCGGACGAGGCGACGCCCGGCTCGGTCATCAAAAAGGCCGAGCGGATCTGCCCGCGCATCAGCGGCGCCAGCCAGCGGTCCTTCTGCGCGCGCGTGCCATAGCGATGGAGTACTTCCATGTTGCCGGTGTCGGGCGCTGAGCAGTTGAAGATTTCCGCCGACCACAGGATCCGCCCCATCTCCTCGGCGCAAAGCGCATATTCGAGGTTGGTGAGCTGCTCGCCTTCGAATTCGAAGCTTTCGTCGACGTGGCGGAGCACCCCGCCCGGCGGCATGAACAGGTTCCACAGGCCCGCAGCGTGGGCGTGGGGCTTCAGCTCTTCAATCAGGTCGATCGGTTGCCAGCGGTCGCCCGCGTCGATCTGCGTCTTATACTCGCCGACTCGGGGGCGAATATGCTCGTCGATGAAGGCGCGAACGCGGTCACGGAAAAAAGATTGGCGTTCCGTAAGGTCAAAATCCAAGTGCCTTGCTCCCGCTGTCCGGGCCCTCGGCCCGACGTGCAAACGGGCTAGGACGCACAGGCGGCGAGGGCAAGGGCGGGCCGGTGGAACGCTTGCCCCTACGGGCCGGTTGAACCGGTCATGCGTATCGCCCCGCCCCTAATCGCCGCCCTGATGCTGACCGCCTGCCAGGCCCAGCCGGCCCCCGAAAACGTGACGACGAGCGAGGCTGAAGCCCCCGCGTCGACCGCACCGCCTGCCGCGCCCGAAACGCCGGAACCGTTGAACGAGGCTGCGCCCGCTCCTCCTGCGGCCGAGCCCGTCCCGT
Above is a genomic segment from Sphingomonas sp. LY29 containing:
- a CDS encoding 3-hydroxyacyl-CoA dehydrogenase NAD-binding domain-containing protein, with translation MTDSPISTAKHHDVLVVTSNNPPVNALGAAVRQGLTAAIEQAEADDSIKAVVIRCEGQTFFAGADITEFGKPPVMPWLPQVVDTIENCSKPVVAAIHGTALGGGLEIALGCHYRVAVPSAKLGVPEVKLGLLPGAGGTQRLPRVAGVPKALEMVTGGGMIGAKEAADLGLVDRLIEGDLLQHAVAYAEEVKDIRPLPKSSERQDKVTGVDPSVFADFRKVNARKFRGFEAPEANIKAVEAAVAKPYAEGVLDERNLFMGLMSGGQSRAQQYFFFAERKASKIDGIPDDTRPRDIKRVGVIGAGTMGGGISMNFLSASIPVTIVEMAQDALDRGTGVMRKNYEATAAKGRMTAEQVEQAMGALNPTLDFNALADCDLIIEAVFEQMDVKKEIFGRLDKIAKPGAILASNTSYLNVDEIAASTSRPQDVVGLHFFSPANVMKLLEVVRGAKTAPDVLVTAMSLAKKIKKVAVVAGVCHGFIGNRMLMPRQVEATKLLLEGATPEQIDRVHVEFGMPMGPFQMADLAGVDIGWHRDPTRIENIRDALAAEGRWGQKKQAGFYDYDDKRKPSPSARVQEIIDDFRAKEGVEKREISDQEIVERTLYTMVNEGAKILEEGMAQRASDIDVVWIYGYGWPVYRGGPMHWADGEGLQKIVDGLKNQEARMGSDFSFSKLLLDKAAAGEKFTR
- a CDS encoding SDR family NAD(P)-dependent oxidoreductase — protein: MTGRLAGKVAIVTGAGSGIGKATTDLFRAEGATVVGADLRGADVDCDAGDEASVKALVERAVADHGGLDIFFANAGIAGGLASIFEQEQADWAEILRVNLIGPAMAIKYAAEPIRARGGGSIVCTASVAGLRSGAGGPAYSASKAGVISLVKTAAQQLTGSNVRVNAICPGLIETGMTEFVYERARAKGQEDRLGHLNPLKRGGHPMEIAQAALFLASDDSSYVNGHALVVDGGLSSTHPFNNQSYGRTAI
- a CDS encoding SDR family oxidoreductase, producing MSGLFDLTGKVAIVTGSSRGIGRAIAEAMADQGARVVISSRKQDACEEVAAAINAKHPDAAIAVAASISDKAALQNLVDETVRQFGKVDVLVCNAASNPYYGPMAGISDDQFRKILDNNVLANHWLISMAAPAMVERGEGSIIIVSSVGGLTSSTTIGAYNVSKAADFQLARNLAAEFGPSGVRVNCIAPGLVRTDFAKALWENPDTLKAVTRGTPLRRIGEPHEIAGAAVYLASPASTFMTGQAMVVDGGSTIGIGL
- a CDS encoding acyl-CoA dehydrogenase family protein, whose translation is MDFDLTERQSFFRDRVRAFIDEHIRPRVGEYKTQIDAGDRWQPIDLIEELKPHAHAAGLWNLFMPPGGVLRHVDESFEFEGEQLTNLEYALCAEEMGRILWSAEIFNCSAPDTGNMEVLHRYGTRAQKDRWLAPLMRGQIRSAFLMTEPGVASSDATNIECRIDRDGDDYVINGKKWWSSGAGDPRCKVAILMGKTDLSESRHRQQSMVLVPMDADGITIERHLSVYGYDDAPHGHMEIALKDVRVPSENILLGEGRGFEIAQGRLGPGRIHHCMRTIGAAEEALGLMVRRLQSRVAFGKKLSEHSIWEQRIAEARIEIDSTRLLCLLAADRMDKAGNKAAAAEIAMIKVKAPRMALKVIDDAIQAHGGAGVSQDTPLAHSWAGIRTLRLADGPDEVHNRSIARIEFAKHAESDA